In a genomic window of Erigeron canadensis isolate Cc75 chromosome 5, C_canadensis_v1, whole genome shotgun sequence:
- the LOC122601850 gene encoding pentatricopeptide repeat-containing protein At1g63330-like has product MAARSRIHALIKSQGTANSFLVPLNSQLSPLKSSSSGLHCHSGCTDHEYSDNAESTFYYLIHHQRPLPSVIKFNNSLHIVTKLKYYSSVFDMFDRMCHVGLPVDEHTIGIVTKCYSGLYETEKVFMLLGFCFRRDIQLSLDTYNTILSELIQGDATEEAEKSFKKFIKNKLFEPNKSTYNTMIKGLCKIGNHFKAIALLRLMDGRGFNNNLVAYNTIITSLCKDMMIYDAFTLFEEMKFRRGIRPNVFTYNSLLYALSMSSRWKEVCRILKEMHDEKIIIHWTTFNLLIKALCKQGKMQEAEIVDSIMVYIADPYCYRNVETYTSLIDGYCLNGELNRAMSTLESMERDRLNPTLHIYNILLDSFTSLDDMNFWSYKCDLDYMYGKAGWKISGNSVTRDIWYRERMEKPSDEMKLLMQDQKYSLHILSLMDHCQKYEVDAALDLFYFMDGKELNSNVDVYNILIDGARICGRFDISRSLFHDLFVKGLKPNLDTYVLMI; this is encoded by the coding sequence ATGGCGGCTAGAAGCCGAATTCATGCGTTGATCAAATCTCAAGGAACCGCCAACAGTTTCCTTGTTCCTTTAAATTCCCAGTTAAGTCCTCTTAAATCTTCATCCAGCGGTCTCCATTGCCACTCTGGATGTACGGATCATGAATACTCTGATAATGCCGAGAGCACCTTTTATTACTTGATACATCATCAACGGCCTCTCCCATCTGTTATAAAGTTTAATAACTCGTTGCATATTGTTACCAAGTTGAAATACTATTCTTCTGTCTTTGATATGTTCGATCGAATGTGTCATGTTGGTCTTCCTGTTGACGAGCACACGATAGGTATTGTCACCAAGTGCTATTCTGGATTGTATGAAACTGAAAAAGTTTTCATGCTTTTAGGCTTTTGCTTCAGGAGAGATATTCAACTTTCTCTCGATACTTATAATACTATATTAAGTGAATTAATCCAAGGAGATGCCACTGAGGAGGCAGAAAAGTCATTCAAAAAGTTCATCAAAAACAAACTCTTCGAACCCAATAAATCCACGTACAACACGATGATTAAGGGTCTTTGCAAGATCGGAAATCACTTTAAAGCCATTGCTTTGCTTAGGCTAATGGATGGAAGaggttttaataataatttggtTGCGTATAACACCATCATTACTAGTCTTTGCAAAGACATGATGATATATGATGCTTTCACACTCTTCGAAGAAATGAAATTTCGCAGAGGGATCCGTCCTAATGTCTTCACATACAACTCTTTGCTTTATGCCCTTTCTATGTCTAGTCGTTGGAAGGAGGTCTGTCGGATTTTAAAAGAAATGCACGATGAAAAGATCATTATACATTGGACAACCTTTAATCTATTAATTAAAGCACTCTGCAAACAGGGCAAGATGCAAGAAGCAGAGATTGTTGACTCCATAATGGTTTATATTGCTGATCCGTACTGTTATCGTAACGTAGAGACATACACTTCACTTATTGATGGTTATTGTTTGAATGGCGAGTTGAACAGGGCAATGTCAACTCTGGAATCCATGGAGCGTGACCGCCTCAATCCTACTCTTcatatttataacattttactGGATAGCTTTACCAGTTTAGATGACATGAACTTCTGGTCATATAAGTGTGACCTTGATTATATGTATGGTAAGGCCGGTTGGAAAATCAGTGGAAATAGTGTCACTCGAGACATCTGGTATAGGGAACGAATGGAAAAACCTTCTGATGAGATGAAACTGCTGATGCAGGATCAAAAATATTCCCTTCACATATTATCTTTAATGGATCATTGCCAAAAGTATGAAGTGGACGCTGCACTcgatttgttttactttatggATGGCAAAGAACTAAATTCAAACGTTGACGTGTACAATATCCTCATTGATGGTGCAAGGATTTGTGGGAGGTTTGATATTTCAAGGAGCCTTTTCCATGACCTCTTTGTTAAAGGTTTGAAACCTAATCTAGATACATATGTGTTGATGATTTGA
- the LOC122601849 gene encoding pentatricopeptide repeat-containing protein At1g63130, mitochondrial-like has translation MAARSRIHDALMKFGGISTTTRFLTLSNTCFSNFHLPFRKSLFTSPRQRRPSINCAYGHLNNLDDAYDSFEQLIVKPPYSDSEFYHLLEVVTEWKYYSASLDMFNEMCAVDVPVFELTIETIIQCYSRLYDTEKIFMLLGFCIKRDENKFSLIDYRTIIEGFIRGESTHGAEKLFKKFIKNKLLFESDADCTYHTMIEGLCKIGNHFTAIAVLRLMIGRGVGSHNLVTYNAIIDGLCEDMMIDDAFRIFEELKFHEGTRPNVFTYNSLLYALSMSGRWNEVCRILKEMHDEKITIHSTTFNILIKALCKQGKMKEAEIVEFMKVHILWLGDRDIKAYTSLIEGYCLKGELNRAMSTLESMWRAKVKPTLRIYNILLDRFTSLDDKNFWSYKRDLDSIYGRIGFKIDENSVTRYIWHRERMGKPSDEMKVRMQNHKYSIYILCLMDHCDKYEVDAALDLFYFMDGKEVNSKIDVYNILIDCTSICGRFDISRSLFRELFVKGLEPNLDTYVLMIRGFCERGLLKDAKKLHLQLENSGLQPKSIINGADIIQEYIETKPIDDTTKLFIETKRRGYSKRVHECFKFVAEYFKPI, from the coding sequence ATGGCGGCTAGAAGCAGAATTCATGATGCGTTGATGAAATTTGGAGGTATTTCCACTACCACCCGTTTCCTTACTCTTTCAAACACCTGTTTCTCCAACTTCCATTTACCTTTTCGcaaatcactttttacttcacCCCGGCAACGTAGGCCTTCAATTAATTGTGCATATGGACACCTTAACAACTTGGATGATGCTTACGACTCCTTTGAGCAATTGATTGTTAAACCCCCTTATTCAGATTCAGAGTTTTATCACTTGTTGGAAGTTGTTACTGAGTGGAAATACTATTCTGCCTCCCTGGATATGTTCAATGAAATGTGTGCTGTTGATGTTCCTGTTTTCGAACTCACCATAGAAACCATCATCCAGTGCTATTCTCGATTGTATGACACTGAAAAAATCTTCATGCTTTTAGGTTTTTGCATCAAGCGAGATGAAAATAAATTTTCTCTCATTGATTATAGGACAATAATTGAAGGATTCATCCGTGGGGAAAGTACTCACGGTGCagaaaagttatttaaaaagttCATCAAAAACAAACTACTTTTCGAAAGTGATGCAGATTGTACCTACCACACGATGATTGAAGGGCTTTGCAAGATCGGAAATCACTTCACAGCCATTGCTGTGCTTAGACTAATGATTGGAAGAGGTGTTGGGAGTCATAATTTGGTTACGTATAACGCCATCATCGATGGTCTGTGCGAAGACATGATGATAGATGATGCTTTCAGAATCTTTGAAGAATTGAAATTTCACGAAGGGACGCGTCCTAATGTCTTCACATACAACTCTTTGCTCTATGCCCTTTCCATGTCTGGTCGTTGGAATGAGGTATGTCGAATTCTTAAGGAAATGCACGATGAAAAAATCACTATACATTCGACaacctttaatatattaattaaagcaCTCTGCAAGCAAGGTAAGATGAAAGAAGCAGAGATTGTTGAGTTCATGAAGGTCCATATTCTTTGGCTTGGTGACCGTGACATAAAGGCATACACTTCACTTATTGAAGGTTATTGTTTGAAAGGTGAACTGAACAGAGCAATGTCAACTCTGGAATCCATGTGGCGTGCCAAAGTCAAGCCTACTCTTcgtatttataacattttactGGATAGATTTACCAGTTTAGATGACAAAAACTTTTGGTCTTACAAGCGTGACCTTGATTCCATTTACGGTAGGATCGGTTTTAAAATTGATGAAAACAGTGTCACTCGTTACATCTGGCATAGGGAACGAATGGGGAAACCTTCTGATGAAATGAAAGTGCGGATGCAGAATCATAAATATTCCATTTACATCTTATGCTTAATGGATCATTGCGACAAGTATGAAGTGGACGCTGCATTGGATTTGTTCTACTTTATGGATGGCAAAGAAGTAAACTCAAAGATTGATGTGTACAATATTCTCATTgattgtacaagtatatgtggGAGGTTTGATATTTCAAGGAGTCTTTTCCGTGAACTCTTTGTCAAAGGTTTGGAACCTAATTTAGATACATATGTGTTGATGATTAGAGGTTTTTGTGAGCGAGGTCTACTCAAAGATGCAAAAAAATTGCATCTTCAATTGGAAAATAGTGGTTTGCAGCCAAAGAGTATCATCAATGGTGCTGATATTATCCAAGAATATATAGAAACCAAGCCCATTGATGACACGACGAAGCTATTTATTGAAACGAAGAGAAGAGGGTACAGTAAGAGAGTTCACGAGTGCTTCAAGTTTGTCGCCGAGTACTTCAAACCTATCTGA
- the LOC122601851 gene encoding pentatricopeptide repeat-containing protein At1g63330-like, with translation MAVSIRIHDALMKFGGISITTRFLVLPNTRFSYFQLPLRKSLFTSTPHRQSPIYREFGHLTSLDDAYGCFDQLIAKPPYSYSQFYDLLEVVTAWKYYSASLHMFNEMCAVDVPDFELTIETIIQCYSRLYDTEKIFMLLGFCIKRDHIQLSLVGYGKILDGFFEGESTHGAEKLFKKFIKNKLLFEDRAYLNYDTMIQGLCKIGNHFKAIALLRLMDGRGGTYPSSAYEIIIDSLCKDMMIDDAFRLFEEMKFRRGIRPIYPVYDSLLYALSMSGRWNEVCRILKILHDEKITINWTTFSVLIKALCKQGKMKEAEIVNFMMLHILWFSFPDLETYTSLIEGYCLNGELKRAMSTLEFMQMQSPVARLKPTIHIYNVLLDRLTSLDDMTFWSYKRDLDSMYRRAGLEIEENSVTRYIWYRERMGKPSDEMKVLMQNHKYSVYMLCLTDHCDKYEVDAALDLFYFMNGKELNSNIDVYNILIDCTNICGRFDTSRSLFRDLFFEGLEPNLDTYVLMIRGFCERGLLKDAKKLFLQLENSGLQPRSSMDDNDTIQGYTETKPTDELTTIVSEMKRGYAKRVRECFKFVAEYSSILSDSCGSRDI, from the coding sequence ATGGCGGTTAGTATCAGAATTCATGATGCGTTGATGAAATTTGGAGGTATTTCCATTACCACCCGTTTCCTTGTTCTTCCCAACACCCGTTTCTCGTATTTCCAGTTACCTCTTCGgaaatcactttttacttcaaCCCCGCACCGTCAATCTCCAATTTATCGTGAGTTTGGACACCTTACCAGTTTGGATGATGCTTACGGCTGCTTTGATCAGTTGATAGCTAAACCCCCTTATTCATATTCACAGTTTTATGACTTGTTGGAAGTTGTTACGGCGTGGAAATACTACTCTGCCTCCCTCCATATGTTCAATGAAATGTGTGCTGTTGATGTTCCTGATTTCGAACTCACCATAGAAACCATCATCCAGTGCTATTCTCGATTGTATGACACTGAAAAAATCTTCATGCTTTTAGGTTTTTGCATCAAGCGAGATCATATTCAACTTTCTCTTGTTGGTTATGGTAAAATATTAGATGGATTCTTTGAGGGAGAAAGTACTCATGGTGCAGAAAAGTTATTCAAAAAGTTCATCAAAAACAAACTACTTTTTGAAGATCGTGCATATTTAAATTACGACACGATGATTCAGGGTCTTTGCAAGATTGGAAATCACTTCAAAGCCATTGCTTTGCTTAGGCTAATGGATGGAAGAGGTGGGACATATCCTTCGTCTGCGTATGAAATCATCATTGATAGTCTGTGCAAAGACATGATGATAGATGATGCTTTCAGACTCTTTGAAGAAATGAAATTTCGCAGAGGGATCCGTCCTATTTACCCCGTATACGACTCATTGCTTTATGCCCTTTCCATGTCAGGTCGTTGGAACGAGGTCTGTCGGATTCTAAAAATATTGCACGATGAAAAGATCACTATAAATTGGACAACCTTTAGTGTGTTAATTAAAGCACTCTGCAAGCAGGGTAAGATGAAAGAAGCAGAGATTGTTAACTTCATGATGCTTCATATTCTTTGGTTCAGTTTTCCTGACTTAGAGACATACACTTCACTTATTGAAGGTTATTGTTTGAATGGAGAACTGAAAAGAGCAATGTCGACTCTAGAATTCATGCAGATGCAGAGTCCTGTTGCAAGACTCAAACCTACTATTCACATTTATAACGTTTTATTGGATAGGCTTACCAGTTTAGATGACATGACCTTCTGGTCTTATAAGCGTGACCTTGATTCTATGTATCGTCGGGCAGGTTTGGAAATCGAAGAAAACAGTGTCACTCGTTACATCTGGTATAGGGAACGAATGGGAAAACCTTCTGATGAGATGAAAGTGCTGATGCAGAATCATAAATATTCCGTTTACATGTTATGTTTGACGGATCATTGCGATAAGTATGAAGTGGATGCTGCATTGGATCTGTTCTACTTTATGAATGGCAAAGAACTAAATTCAAACATTGACGTGTACAATATTCTCATTgattgtacaaatatatgtggGAGGTTTGATACTTCAAGGAGTCTTTTCCGTGACCTCTTTTTTGAAGGTTTGGAACCTAATTTAGATACATATGTGTTGATGATTAGAGGATTTTGTGAGCGAGGTCTACTCAAAGATGCAAAAAAATTGTTTCTTCAATTGGAAAATAGTGGTTTGCAGCCAAGGAGTAGCATGGATGATAATGATACTATCCAAGGATATACGGAAACCAAGCCTACTGATGAGCTAACCACAATAGTTAGTGAAATGAAAAGAGGGTACGCTAAGAGAGTTAGGGAGTGCTTCAAATTTGTTGCCGAGTATTcctcaattctatctgatagcTGTGGATCAAGAGATATATAG
- the LOC122601848 gene encoding pentatricopeptide repeat-containing protein At1g63130, mitochondrial-like: MAARSRIHDALMKFGGISTTTRFLTLSNTCFSNFHLPFRKSLFTSPRQRRPSINCAYGHLNNLDDAYDSFEQLIVKPPYSDSEFYHLLEVVTEWKYYSASLDMFNEMCAVDVPVFELTIETIIQCYSRLYDTEKIFMLLGFCIKRDENKFSLIDYRTIIEGFIRGESTHGAEKLFKKFIKNKLLFESDADRTYHTMIEGLCKIGNHFTAIAVLRLRIGRGVGSYNLVTYNAIIDGLCEDMMIDDAFRIFEELKFHEGTRPNVFTYNSLLYALSMSGRWNEVCRILKEMHDEKITIHSTTFNILIKALCKQGKMKEAEIVEFMKVHILWLGDRDIKAYTSLIEGYCLKGELNRAMSTLESMWRAKVKPTLRIYNILLDRFTSLDDKNFWSYKRDLDSIYGRIGFKIDENSVTRYIWHRERMGKPSDEMKVRMQNHKYSVYILCLMDHCDKYEVDAALDLFYFMDGKEVNSKIDVYNILIDCTSICGRFDISRSLFRELFVKGLEPNLDTYVLMIRGFCERGLLKDAKKLHLQLENSGLQPKSIINGADIIQEYIETKPIDDTTKLFIETKRRGYSKRVHECFKFVAEYFKPI; the protein is encoded by the coding sequence ATGGCGGCTAGAAGCAGAATTCATGATGCGTTGATGAAATTTGGAGGTATTTCCACTACCACCCGTTTCCTTACTCTTTCAAACACCTGTTTCTCCAACTTCCATTTACCTTTTCGcaaatcactttttacttcacCCCGGCAACGTAGGCCTTCAATTAATTGTGCATATGGACACCTTAACAACTTGGATGATGCTTACGACTCCTTTGAGCAATTGATTGTTAAACCCCCTTATTCAGATTCAGAGTTTTATCACTTGTTGGAAGTTGTTACTGAGTGGAAATACTATTCTGCCTCCCTGGATATGTTCAATGAAATGTGTGCTGTTGATGTTCCTGTTTTCGAACTCACCATAGAAACCATCATCCAGTGCTATTCTCGATTGTATGACACTGAAAAAATCTTCATGCTTTTAGGTTTTTGCATCAAGCGAGATGAAAATAAATTTTCTCTCATTGATTATAGGACAATAATTGAAGGATTCATCCGTGGGGAAAGTACTCACGGTGCagaaaagttatttaaaaagttCATCAAAAACAAACTACTTTTCGAAAGTGATGCAGATCGTACCTACCACACGATGATTGAAGGGCTTTGCAAGATCGGAAATCACTTCACAGCCATTGCTGTGCTTAGACTAAGGATTGGAAGAGGTGTTGGGAGTTATAATTTGGTTACGTATAACGCCATCATCGATGGTCTGTGCGAAGACATGATGATAGATGATGCTTTCAGAATCTTTGAAGAATTGAAATTTCACGAAGGGACGCGTCCTAATGTCTTCACATACAACTCTTTGCTCTATGCCCTTTCCATGTCTGGTCGTTGGAATGAGGTATGTCGAATTCTTAAGGAAATGCACGATGAAAAAATCACTATACATTCGACaacctttaatatattaattaaagcaCTCTGCAAGCAAGGTAAGATGAAAGAAGCAGAGATTGTTGAGTTCATGAAGGTCCATATTCTTTGGCTTGGTGACCGTGACATAAAGGCATACACTTCACTTATTGAAGGTTATTGTTTGAAAGGTGAACTGAACAGAGCAATGTCAACTCTGGAATCCATGTGGCGTGCCAAAGTCAAGCCTACTCTTcgtatttataacattttactGGATAGATTTACCAGTTTAGATGACAAAAACTTTTGGTCTTACAAGCGTGACCTTGATTCCATTTACGGTAGGATCGGTTTTAAAATTGATGAAAACAGTGTCACTCGTTACATCTGGCATAGGGAACGAATGGGGAAACCTTCTGATGAAATGAAAGTGCGGATGCAGAATCATAAATATTCCGTTTACATCTTATGCTTAATGGATCATTGCGACAAGTATGAAGTGGACGCTGCATTGGATTTGTTCTACTTTATGGATGGCAAAGAAGTAAACTCAAAGATTGATGTGTACAATATTCTCATTgattgtacaagtatatgtggGAGGTTTGATATTTCAAGGAGTCTTTTCCGTGAACTCTTTGTCAAAGGTTTGGAACCTAATTTAGATACATATGTGTTGATGATTAGAGGTTTTTGTGAGCGAGGTCTACTCAAAGATGCAAAAAAATTGCATCTTCAATTGGAAAATAGTGGTTTGCAGCCAAAGAGTATCATCAATGGTGCTGATATTATCCAAGAATATATAGAAACCAAGCCCATTGATGACACGACGAAGCTATTTATTGAAACGAAGAGAAGAGGGTACAGTAAGAGAGTTCACGAGTGCTTCAAGTTTGTCGCCGAGTACTTCAAACCTATCTGA